CGCAGGTGGGTGGCGATTGCGCCGCCGAACAAGCCTGTCAGCAGGATCGCACCCAGAACGGAAGTTCGCGGGATCGCGTAAAGCACCGTCAACGCCAGTGTGAGTATGCCGAGCCCGAAAACCACGCCGCGCGGATACCCGAGCCGCTCTGTCGTCTCCAGCGCGATATCCAGTTCCATCACTTTGATGACGCCGTCGAACAGCAGGAACACAACGGCCAACCCGGTGATGATGCGTCCCGCCCAGCGCGCCGTCCTGGAGGTCGGGCCTGCCTGAGTATTCGTTTGCATGTGTCCTCCCGGATATCTTTCAATCGGATCGGTCTCTACGG
This portion of the Burkholderiales bacterium genome encodes:
- a CDS encoding DoxX family protein; amino-acid sequence: MQTNTQAGPTSRTARWAGRIITGLAVVFLLFDGVIKVMELDIALETTERLGYPRGVVFGLGILTLALTVLYAIPRTSVLGAILLTGLFGGAIATHLRVGSPIFSHLLFAGYLGLMVWGGSFLRDAQLRALIPLRR